The following coding sequences lie in one Glycine max cultivar Williams 82 chromosome 19, Glycine_max_v4.0, whole genome shotgun sequence genomic window:
- the LOC100305542 gene encoding uncharacterized protein LOC100305542: MMEEMKVSRRVEWWQNMMFPVRRVWFVVAKRLGIRKTGLLKLSNDVRACEYEDIQVMWEILNRNESEFGRSSSTRKGNNKKGHCWKLLRWARCAPCMCRT; this comes from the exons ATGATGGAGGAGATGAAAGTTTCTCGGCGGGTGGAGTGGTGGCAGAACATGATGTTCCCCGTTCGGAGGGTTTGGTTTGTCGTTGCCAAGCGCCTCGGCATTCGCAAAACTG GGTTACTGAAGCTAAGTAATGATGTGAGGGCATGCGAATATGAGGACATTCAAGTGATGTGGGAGATACTAAACAGAAACGAATCAGAGTTTGGTCGTTCTTCTAGCACTAGGAAAGGCAACAACAAGAAGGGGCATTGCTGGAAATTATTGAGGTGGGCAAGGTGTGCTCCATGCATGTGCCGCACATGA